Genomic segment of Sebastes umbrosus isolate fSebUmb1 chromosome 22, fSebUmb1.pri, whole genome shotgun sequence:
GCCAACCGGAGGGGAAGCGGTGGTCGACCaatcagagacagagaaaggtttgGTTCAGAAAATAACCTGCACAGAAAGAGGAAGTCCTCGCCTACATAAAGAGCTGTATTTCATTCTCAGACAGTCAGCAGCAAAACAACATGGGGGTCACCGCTCTGTGCTTCAGACTGTGTGAGTACTGaccttatttattctttatctaCCTTTTACATCCTGTACATCCAACCGTCTGTCTGATATTCAACTTTGCTCCTTTGCTCATCCAGTGATGCTTGAATTCACTCTGCTGAACAGCTATACTCTGAAAAGTGGTGAGTAACAAATAGAAACTCCTAAAGATACCAAACCTTTTGCATCATTCTGTCTATCTAAAGGACCTTTTAAATCTGTATTTGTCTCTATGCTCTAATTTAAGTTCCTACAGTTTTGTTTAATCTTGTATTTTTGGAGAGGTTGAGTTTGgttaagttttaaaaaattgcaacaaATCCCATTTTAATCTGTCACAAGGTGTAGACAGCTACTGCACAGTggttttgttgatttgtttccTATGTCATAGTTCTGAACGTTTCTTTTGGACATTATAATTTCTTTCTCGGTTTCAGATGCAGCTTTTCTTCGTGTCACTCCAAACAGACAGCAACACTTCGAACACGACTCTGTTTCTTTTGACTGTAAGGGATCTGATGGCTCGACTCATTTGAGAACGATCAGGAATAACCAGGAATCTGATGTAGAATGTGATACTAAGACGCCAACAGGGTCCTGCACCTTTAAGAGAGTTTATCAATCAGAAGGCGGAGAGTTCTGGTGTGAgactgaaggaggagagaggagcaacAGTGTCAACATCTCCGTCACCGGTAGGTTTATAGCATCTCCAAAAGCCACTGCATATCTATTTTAACCTGTCATTCAACTGATGATATGCATTGTTCTCAGATCAGATCAAGACAATCAGGTTCACCACGTGTTACCTGGAATTATTGAAGAAAACGTTTCCGTTTTCCTCTCacgcctccacggtgaacggagaatcaaaaaCCGGAGGagagtcttgatgaattgaagtaaatgagggtcttttacaaactctcacacaacttgtGCAGAATAATCCAAGTCTCACTTATCTGGTCGTAAGATCACTACTTCATAAAACACACgcatcttcactaaaacctgACTATTCAAAACACTATACGGCCAATACGTCTCACGCTTGTGCATGCGAGCTGTGAGTCCATGCAAgtagtagtgagcatacgaatGGATTATTCTGCacaagttgtgtgagagttagtaaactgatgttttcatgtagttctgctgttgttaaacgcccACCcacccccatttacttcaattcatcaagacttttctccgttttttGTTTCCCCATTCATCTTGGACGCGTGAGAGGAGAGCAAAGGTTTCTTCAataattcaaggtaacacggtcaagtaagtattcctttaacatttttattcaatttatatttttacagaatcttgcaaaatgtataGGGAAATGTAAAAAACGTGGAGAGTCAGCTGTGTCTGAGGACTTTGTCTGGGATGCCTTCCTCTCTACCTGGAAGCACACTAGGAGTAGTAATACTTATAAATCCCCAAACTAATCTGTAACTTTAACCTAAACCAACCAGCTTATTGGGCCCTTCATGGCTTCTATTATTACGGCTGTCTGTCACTGTGTTAAATTACTGCTTACTTGATTAAATCAGTGTTCTATTGTGAGTAATTCTAGTTGTGAGTTTGTACATAAAACTAACGTTTTACTGACATGTTGCTCAGCTGGAGATGTGATCCTGGAGATTCCTGCTCTTCCTGTGACGGAGGGAGACGATGTGACTCTGAGCTGCAGAAATAAGACGACTCCGTCCTCCGACCTCCCGGCCGGTTTCTACAAAGGTGGACAACTCGTGCAGAGCAGTTCATCCAGGGAGATGACCATCCACAATGTTTCCAAGTCTGACGAAGGCGTCTACAACTGCAGCATCTCTCGAGTCGGAGCATCACCAGGAAGCTGGCTGgctgtcagaggtcagacagaACAGTGTTACAAaacaacatatactgtagatgagTTGTATATGAGCAAACTCATGTTACCTCTACTTTGACAAATGTAGTTGTTTGAAGCTTAATATAAATTCAGTATGGCTGTTTTTTAAAGGAATGTGCCTGCCAGTGTCGTAAACattgtgatcattgtgatgtgatgttatcaatatttatattttgcaaCTTTTTcacgtttaaaaaaatatacatttacactTAAAGTTCCATACGTAGTGTTATTTGTAATGTTACAGCAAATACCATTTCTCCTACCATCTCTCCAACATAATCTCACGAAGAGCTCCTCTCTGAAAACGACGACTCCGACGACTCCGACGACTCCGACGACTCCGACTCCGACTCCAACGGCTCTCAGCTCCTCATCCTGCTGTCGGTCGTCATCGTCATCATTTTAATAGCGGTTGTGATGCTGGTGGTGGGAGTCCTTCATATGAGGATACACAGAGGTACAGAGAAGTTAACTTCATCACCGTAATATGATATGTATCAATAACGAACCACTTAAACAAGAAAGCAACCGTGTAAATCACTTCCAAAGGAGCATTAAAGTAAAATGCTGCCTTCAACAAGCTCAACTAATCACATGTTTTAGGTTATGAGTTTTAAATTGGAGCCGTGGCTGTGAGAAACCCAAAAACTATTGCAAGGCTGCGTTGAAGCAGCCgttaattcatatatatattattatatattgttaCATATTGTATTGATGGTTACTAAACAGTTCAAAACAGACATATTAAACAAGTCATTTCCTGTGTATCACATGATGTTTCCCAGAAAGAGCTACAAATATAAAATCATACAAAATATAAGATGGATTAAAAAGTGATTTCAACTTTCCCTTAGCCTATAACCTTTGAGGATATCATGTTACATGCTTGTGTAACTTCATGTTGGTCAATTTATTTTGACTTGTTTTCCattatttttacttaaaatGGAAGGAAACCGCTTAAAGAACTTAAAACGTCTAGTGTAACTATACAATAATCTAATGATGTGGGGGAAACTAACAACTAACAACTGAACTAACCCATAAATGTACTGAGCTATATCCTGCCTTCCTTTATATCTATTTTAACACACTTGTGTTTGTagttttctttaatatttaacaGTTTTACACAGTTGACGATGTTACACTAACTGTACAACGCATGAGTGTGTCCAAAAGCTCAGGAAAGATTACACAGAGTTATACAAGAATAGTCTATACTGTTTTTGAAATATTaaactttaaatgtattttctgtgtttctgttgatgtcaatatatttttgctTTTCTATCCGTCAGTTTCCTCAAAGACGCCAACAGCAGCGTCACGCTCAGATGAGGACAATCAAAATGGTGAGGACTGTAGTTGTTTATAACAACTTTGTAAGCTTTTTAACTTAATGACTAAAgaattaaaactaaatgtgttttctgtgtcagTCTATGGAGAGGACGCTGCAGAGGATCTAGACGACGTGACGTATGCAGTCGTCGTCACAAAACCCAGAAAAAACAAAGGTTTACTTGACTTTATAttctaatttttctttttttctaacccTGATGTAAGGAACACAGCAAGACTTTAATGGattacttatatatttatttattttttatcattggTACATTTGATAAGCACATGTACACTTTGAGAGACACAGGGTATATATCATCTTTAAGAAGGTTAAccacagagaaaatgaaaataacgaGAAGAGTCCCTGTCTTTCATGTTGGAGGTGACAGTTGAGGTGTCGGTTGAGAGAGCAACACCATGtggattatttttacattttctcagCGTGTGGCTCACTGGGTGTTTTATTTAAGACACTGCAGATGCTGCTGATAATTTGAGCCTCCATCTCGAGTCCGACTACAGCAGAAAACCACAAACTGATGAAAGTGAGGGGTCCTTTTCACCCCTTCAGtctattaacagtatttataattaACTGTGTGTCTCTTGCTTTCTGATGTTTCTCCCcttcagatgatgatgatgaatccTCATTTCAACCTGTTTACTATACTTTGACGATGAGTAAAACTCCACATGATCTCCAACAGGGTTCGTATGTTATTCACATGCAGGGGGACAATTTCACATATTTTCTAAGAAGCTgctcacacacaacacaactagACATTTCAACATCACATCTTTATCTGGTTTAAGGTCCACATGTAGAACTCACCCGGGAGTTAAGGTTGTTTTGactgttattttgtttattttgatgattataTTGGTTATTTTGacaattgtttgtttgtttgactatTATGTGAGTTGACCCCAACAAAGTGACTGCTACTCTGACCTCACTAACATGTACATTTACAATTAATACAAAGTATTCACAGTAATTGTAAAAGATGCATGGTGTGATAAATGGACATTTTTAGAGCATTAACTCAAAGAAAAATCACTTTTTGcagaatttattttcatatttttatccATGCTTTGAAAaggttaaaacaaacagaagttaATGGCCTCTCAGTGTGGTACACCTCAGAATAGGATAGTACTTTAGATGTGTGTATTCTGGAGATGAAAGGTGTGAAACGGTCTTTAAAACAACAAGCGGTTACCATGGCAAAGTATAAATGtgaatttatttatatcattctataaaacaaaagaaaaatatgatcAGATTTATTGTGTATTAACATGAATTATACTTGTTTCTAAAGCAGAATCCGGATTATTAAACTCCGCAGCGACTCCGAGGTCCACAGCAGCCGAACACTCAGAGCAGGAACCTCTCTACGCTCCGGTCCTGAAGGTAATGACACTCACAGCAGCAACTTCCTCTTAATCTCACTAATCACTCTTTTATAAGTGATGTTGAACTCTCCACACTACAGCTGTATGTATGCTCctttaaatgtcaaaaatcAGCCAAGAACACAAAATGTATTAGTTACGGTGTGGTACAGGACACTGGTCCAGACTTTAGTTGACAGAGATGAGGGAGTTAAAAACTAGGGTTGATCCACTGCAGCGTTGATGAGTAGACAAGTTGCAGGTGTGCAGCTTGTAACAGGTGAATCAGCTCTGAAGCATCAGAGAGACAGCAGAAACCAGACCGTGATCTCTGTTTGTAGTCCCgctcacagctgaatgaagctCCCCTCTTTAAGATGTAGTGTATAAATACAGCGGCGAGCTTTTGGACCAACTTCCCTTTCTCCGACGGAAACTGTTTTATCATAACCATGGTTTCACATCAAGCGGCAACTGTTATACAAAACGCTAATAATTAATAAGCTAAATAAGAAACCGTGTGGGGAGAGAGGTGGCAGGTGTATTGCCAAGATCATTTTAACATACAAAGAATCTGGTGTTTTGGTGCATAAACAAGAATCATAGTTTCCGTAGGAGGGTTTTATAACtcacttccactccccgctaaCTGGTCtgggatggcacttaatatgtTGGAACGCACGTGAACACACAAACGGAGTAGAAGTAGGTAGGGAGAAGGTGTAAGGGGTGGATTGAGAAAGACCGTTAGAGACAGACGGGGAGAGCTGGAGACACAAGAGACACGGCCGTGATGATATAAGCGTTATTCAGTCAATGTTGTCTTCCATAGATAAGATGAAGGTTCGCTGGACACCGAAGCCTTGAAGACGCCGTCCTGGTGACAGTCAGAGATCCAGCTGTCGTTGGGACACCTTCAGGGTGACAACACCTTCAGTTATATGAGCTCTacattctctctttttctacTTGAACTTGAAGTTTTCTTATTTGCTAAACTGTTGAAACACACACCTGTGGTTTCACTTACTTCACTCAGTGACCCAGTTAGAggccacagagagcagagacatCTGACTGAAGAAGACTCCGTGTTAATGtgtgaaagagaagaagaaacattaATAATGTTGAATGTGAGGCTTTGTGTTCAacttatttgtgtattttttataacTCAGCAACAAAAGCATGTTATCCAATAATCAGCCAGCAGCTACATGAAACCTTTCATATGTCAACATGTTGTATTTGTGTCTTCTGCTCACTCTGTAACACAAGTCATTAGCTTATAAATATAGCTACACTTTCCATTTACACTTGCACTTTGTGAAGCTTTAAACTGAATTCAAAACAAAAGATGGCAGATTTTGTATATTAGAAATAAAGAGAGTATAGTGTTTGTGCATTTATTAGTCCTGTTTTAACTGTTCATCTGGACGATGTGATCAGTCAGTACAGCAGCAACAGTTTACTTTTATTGCGGTGTAACAGTGAAACCTCGTCGTTCTATCTGCTCTGTTCACACGTCTGTTTATCAGAAGCAGCTTTAAATGCCGTCACTGTGGTCGACCACCAGCATGATGCTGTCACATCAGTCTGAGCTTTCTATAATAAAGTCGGGGATTCTTGAACTAAAAAGGTGTCTGACTGTTATTGCTCTTGTTTTAGTCAAGAAATATACTGAAATAATTCATTAATCTGAATTATTTTGAACTTCCTGCTGAGAATACGGACACAGCAGTGACCAACACAGTAGAGATAACGCTCTGAAAGAGAGTGAGTGAAGAACTGGAGTTGATATACTGCAGTGTTGATGAGTAGATTGATTACAGGTGTGCAGCGTTTAACAGGTgaatcagctctgcagcaatcagcgagacagcagagagagaatcTCACTTCTTAATGAACTGTGAGGAATATAAAGATTTAAGAGAAGTttctttgaataaataaatatcatataTCCTGAGTTTATCCATCTCCCCGATCCTCAGAAACTGACTTATTCATGTTTCAATGTGCAACATTAGCTGCTAAATACAACGACTGTTGTCGTATATTAAGACACAACACAAGCTCTGAACATGTTTCTGATtgattacataaataaatgagtgtgtttaaagtgtgtttgttaTATTGTCGTTATCTATTTAGTTGTCTTGTATGAAATATAATTATTCAATAAGAACTGCAGGACAGACGGAGATCTTTGGGTTTATTTCATAAAGGACATACAGTATCATCACACTGATGCAACATATTACAAACTAGTAATAAAAAGACAATTTAGAAGTTTAACATGATGCTGAAAAGATAATTAAAAAAGCTCTAAATGACATTTCTTGTTGTCAGTGCAGTCACAGCCTCCTCCACCACATCTGTATTTACAATGAACTCAGACCATGAAACATCATTACATCCTAAATTATgaatacaaaaaatgtcatggttgcaTTTGGTTTGTAAGGCAGCTGGAATATTATGTGTTGACTCTACAACTCAAACAAGGAGAACATATatttcattagggctgtcagtcgattaaaatatagttaatcatgactaatcgcaaattaatcacacattttttttctgttcaaaatgaaccttaaagggagatttgtcaagtatttaatcctcttatcaacatgggagtggatacatatgctgctttatacaaatgtatgtttatatttattattggaaatcaattaacaacacaaatcaatgacagatattgatccagaaaccctcacaggtactgcatttaacataaaaaatactatgacttgccccaaactgcatgtgattatcataaagtgggcatgtctgtaaaggggagactcgtgggtacccatagaacccatttacattcactgatctggaggtcagaggtcaagggacccctttggaaatggacatgacagattttcctcCCCAACTTTTCTCTAACTGGAGCTTCCTCTCATTGTCCTCTGGCTCCTCCAGCTGCAGTTTAAATTGATCTGTATTCTTTCTTTatctatagttttttttttatctcatttgTCAGTGTCTCTTTTTCTGCTTTaaatttctctctgtgtttttcacTCCATCATCAAACACTAAACTGATGCTCCATCACCTTTCTGTCTATCGTCAGCGCTCTGTTGTTGGTCTGTTTCTACTCCCGTCACATGCTGAAGATCTGGGATGCCACTTGAATAACTAGCGTCATCTCCTCCGGTGTTCAGATGATGCTCATCTTCTGCTACATTTTGATTtctgtcacttcttcttctgtcttctcTTTCCTCATGCTGCTCTTGCTCTGGGTCCTCATTAACGTCTTCCTGATTCAGCTGCTTCTCTTGCTGACCATTAATACGTTGCTTTCCATGTGTTTCTCCCTCTGTTTTCTGTGTCTCTTCCTCTGTTTTCTCCACATCCCTGTGTGCTTGTGCTGTCGGGGGCTGGTcagatgttgtgttttctttcctgggtGTCATACCgtcctctccatctctgctgTCGGGACTCTTCTCTGGCTGTTCTTCAGTTGGCTGATCTGTTTTTGGTGAACATGGACGTTctgtttcagtgtttttctcGTCCTCAGTGTTTCTCCCTGCTCCTGCCTGGAGTtcatctctttgtgtgtctcccTCATTTGAACCTTGATCTGCTGGTTCATTATTTGTAGATTCAgtgtcctcctcttcatctttctTGTCTGAATCACTCCGTACATCAGCTTTAGGGAGCTGATCTGATGGTCCATCCGCTGGAGACAAAGGTGTTGTGTTGTCCACTCCATCTTTCCTGTCTGTATTATTGTCTtggtgtctttctctctctgttggaCATGGAGTGGGGTCACTCTTCCccgtctgtcctcctgtctggtccaaatcattattttctttatcaGTTGGATCCTGACCTGCTGCTTTGTTTTTAGCAGATTTTATTTCCTCTTCTTCACTGTCCTTGTCATTATCATTCTTTGCTTCTTCTCCTGTCATGAACTGCTGTTGTTTtccatctccatccatctgACCCTCAGCTGCTCTTTCAATATTTGGTTGCTCTggttgtgtttctctgtctgcTGGACCTGGAGCTGGTGTTTCTTCACTTGTTGGCTTGGCATTGTCATCCCTGTTGTCCGAATCATTCTTTGCCTTTCCTTCTGACCTAACCTGTGGTTGTTGTCCATCTCTATCCATCTGACCCTCAGCTGCTCTTTCAGTATTTGGTTGCTCTGGCTGCTCTGGTTGtgttcctctctctgctggacCTGGAGCTGGTGtttcagtatttatttgtttctctctgctgtctgtttctctttctatcAGAGCCTCCTGTTCTGAATCATTACTTATAGAgttgctcttcctctctcctcctcctcccaatgTTTCTTCATCCACAAGGTTCCTCTTGGTCTCTGTGTGCAGAAACAGTAACAGAAAAAGCGGACATTAGCTGCAAAAGCACAACAAGCGCATCAACAATAAGctaaaaaatattttgcattaaaaaggCTGAAAACAATGAACACCtctaaatgataataatatggAATGTGCTGTAAAATGACTGCATGGAAATGGTGTATTTCACCAAAAAACAAAGGTGTAAAACCTCTTCCTTATGTCACTATAATGAGGAAAATAAGTATTTTCTTACaatggttcatatgatatcttgtGAAAAGATATCCCTcatttttcctacgaatgtccagcatcaACTTTTCACTCtagtcttcaaaataaacttctgtcttcataggaaacactttgttaggtttaggcaacaaaactacttagttaggtttaggcaaagatcGTCATTAAGTTACGTCACACcggaagtggcattacttaattacgtgacaaaaactacttagttaggtttaggggaaagatcgtggtttgatttaaaatgaCAACGGAGGGGATGTAACTTGCGCGACAAATACATCAaagctgacttctggtttcacacgggacacgatcAGCAGTCTCCTgtggaaagtctggtgttttttgacccaccaatcccccccgacctcctccctatgcggtgtttggcgctctttatacttcctggttcacaattacatggattacttatgaattgtttttgtgggatatatacgaattacagttaCTCTTCGTTGgcatagctacgaacggtgtatgagaacatcCTGAACCATCTCAGGGTTGTATTTAAAAACTCTTGACTTactggttttgttttgtctccatTTCCACACAACGAAGGCGACCACAAGAATAAACAAGATGCCGACAACCAAACCAATGATGGTAGAAGCAGAAGACTTAGCACCAGACGAGTCCGTGAAGAAATCATCTGAGAGGATAaaatacagattattatttaaaaatcagCGGTTTAAAGCTAAAACAGTGATCGGAAATATATAACTCATATCTACCTGGAACCTGGATGTGTGTCTCTCTGGTCTGGTTGGTGTTCTTCTGTTGGACTCTACAGGTGAAGTTGTTGCTGTGTCTCTTCTCCACAGTCACTCTGCTGCTGACAGTATAGAGGTCATCAGGACCTCTGACTGTCTCTGGAGgtccagcagagaggaggtttCCCTCACCGTCCAGCCACAACACCTCAGGCTCTGGATACCAGCCTTCAGACTCACACTGTAACACTCCACTGCTGACTTTGGTTATCTCGATGGTGGTGACTGATACTGGTactgtgaaagagagaaaagccaGAGAATAATCAGCCTGAGTTTAATGATGTGGTTATCCATATTGACTTTAAGGACACAAAACAGAACTCCTGTTTTAGTTGTTGGCCTGGTAAGTTAACAGTTTGAATGAATGGCTGTCACTTTGCATAGAAAAACCCTCCCTACAGATGTTGCTGGTTTCATTTGACAGGATCTTCACGTTTACTATAAGGATGCTCCATCAACAAGTATGCTTACTTACCGACAACGAGCTGAACACTAGAGTCTGTTTCTAATCCTGGACTGAAGCATCTGTACGTTCCCTCATCAGAGAGTTTCACTTTGGACAGCGTCAGTGACATGTCTCCCTGTTTCAGTCTGTCGATGGACGCCGATGTTCTTCCTTTGTAGGATGGATTCTGATCAACCAGTTGGTCTTCGCCGAACCGCCTCAAATGGACAAATCTGGGGTTCAGGTCAGGTCTCGACCACTCCAGCATCTGGAGAATGGCAACCGTGGCAGGTTTCACGTGGCATGGCAAAGTGATGTCATCACCGACCATTGCCACTATTGGCTGAGGTTGACCAGTCGCCTGAGACTGACCTGAGGAACAAACATAGTTTTTTCAAATTTCCTACTCCGGTATCAACAACTGACTAATTTTATTTGGAATGGAAATTGAAGTGCAGGTTAAAGCTTCATCATTTTTCCATGCATGATGTTGTTCAGGGTTTAGAAGAGACAGAACAAGAATAGACGAAAGAGCAACACCGAAGCAATGTCTACAATATGCTTTAAGCTAATGCTAAcatcaacatgctaacatgctggtGATAAGCAGATATActtgctgtgtctcaatttgcgtacttccgtacttacactATTTTGAGcacataagtgcgttcacactgagaagtGTGGCTAAATGAAGTGCACTACGACTACCCGGATGTTGTATTCATAACGCCGGACACTTCTGGTTGCCATCTTTGCTACGTAGTGGAAGGGGAGGGGCCATCAACCTGTTTCAAACTTATGAAAATGGCGGGCAAGGAAGCTGCTGGAGTTGCAAGTGAAACTCCAAACACTGAAGGATACAATTTTTTGTCATAAATGTGCTTTACTGTAGTCGAATAGAAGCCATTATTGGGTTAACATATCCGTCTGATTTGAATAACTGCTGACACAACAGTAGTAATTGGCTGACTATCACCGGCTGTTCTACCGAGCTTCAGTAAATACCTAGTGGCTGTGTGTgatttgagacaacactaccCTGTTGGAATACACGCACTATGCAAGTAAGTATATAGTCTGCACAGTGTACGACATGGAAGTGTACTAACGGAAGTATCCAAATTGAGAAACAgctaatgtttaccatgttcaccatcttacaACCATCTTGCTTGTTAGAACAAACCAcagtgcagctgaggctgatggtaACGTCTTTAGTTCTGCAGCtatttgatcataaaccaaagtattggacacattgaaaagttgacctgatggtggcgctagacaAAGCATCAgaagatcaccaaagttatttcAATTCACATGAATGTTTTTACAAAAGTTTATACAAAtctttcaaataaatgtaaagatatCTCCTAGGTTAAGTGACAACTTTGACCGGCTGGTGGCgcaagatgaaaagtcagaggatcaccaatgTCTTTAGGATGCATCCTTTGGGCACCATGGgtatctgtaccaaatgtcatggcaatccatccaatagttgttgagatattttagtctggacaAAAATGGTGGACCAATCGACGGGCCAAtagactgacattgccatctcTAATGCTGCTAGCACCGCTAAAAACACAACTCTGAAAACACAATTTGTTTGCAACAAATAATTACACTATGTATTCAACACTGGACTAGAGACATCTTTAAGCCAGCAGCACTTCAATTTACTCTGCACAACGTTAATGATAAACCAACATTATGATCCCGACATTATCGAGGTCAGCCTTTATCTAACTGACCTGCCAAAGTCAAACAAGCCATatcagtcaaacaaacacaagagacactttcatttccattttcaccACAGAGTTTTTCTGAGGTGACAATTTTTCTGCATTCAAGGCAGCGCTGCCTGGCAATCATTTTTGCATGATGCACAGTAATGAGCAAATCAGCATatctttaatgttgtaaatgatAGTAAGAAGCAGTGATCTTTATACCTTATAACTGAGGTCGTAGTTAGAGGTAGGTTTGTATTGCAttgcattttattgacattgtTTTGCCCATCCTATttagcacatacagtacatgagtaCATTATATTCTACAATAATGTGCTTTATCATCATATTAATGTATACgtcctgcgatggactggcgacctgtccagggtgtaacccgccttcgcccaatgtcgg
This window contains:
- the LOC119482102 gene encoding uncharacterized protein DDB_G0290685-like, producing MLEWSRPDLNPRFVHLRRFGEDQLVDQNPSYKGRTSASIDRLKQGDMSLTLSKVKLSDEGTYRCFSPGLETDSSVQLVVVPVSVTTIEITKVSSGVLQCESEGWYPEPEVLWLDGEGNLLSAGPPETVRGPDDLYTVSSRVTVEKRHSNNFTCRVQQKNTNQTRETHIQVPDDFFTDSSGAKSSASTIIGLVVGILFILVVAFVVWKWRQNKTKTKRNLVDEETLGGGGERKSNSISNDSEQEALIERETDSREKQINTETPAPGPAERGTQPEQPEQPNTERAAEGQMDRDGQQPQVRSEGKAKNDSDNRDDNAKPTSEETPAPGPADRETQPEQPNIERAAEGQMDGDGKQQQFMTGEEAKNDNDKDSEEEEIKSAKNKAAGQDPTDKENNDLDQTGGQTGKSDPTPCPTERERHQDNNTDRKDGVDNTTPLSPADGPSDQLPKADVRSDSDKKDEEEDTESTNNEPADQGSNEGDTQRDELQAGAGRNTEDEKNTETERPCSPKTDQPTEEQPEKSPDSRDGEDGMTPRKENTTSDQPPTAQAHRDVEKTEEETQKTEGETHGKQRINGQQEKQLNQEDVNEDPEQEQHEEREDRRRSDRNQNVAEDEHHLNTGGDDASYSSGIPDLQHVTGVETDQQQSADDRQKGDGASV